One window of the Hemiscyllium ocellatum isolate sHemOce1 chromosome 11, sHemOce1.pat.X.cur, whole genome shotgun sequence genome contains the following:
- the LOC132820124 gene encoding uncharacterized protein LOC132820124 isoform X1, producing METEDPPVKTNDFTKAGALPVSPSENLIQLNETMLQSDLNDWEVGVLKHVVSSSYMHNKLPIVSNCMLSSSKVELIQLNETIPVTNNVNVTLNLSKHENHIRNDLKVTNSFNCTMQLNGTTVVDDFRNRAFNFLYEDDEGCDLNVTSSSHRKLPPSMNVMVPFHCTVTVDDWKNAMFAAKYEDSFETARKAYTLSGCKLLQSTNDKEQLRRIVTVFDCNATFDASKHDNSLENANKITNLPDCQVPLSPGGSNEVRLTSENFKLGRQCVMDYGSMLDQVETGGNSGNSNLILDLGKAGSSIGIEKRSVEANTGGDCDFSCSVGLHEGVYGLESNLHLRNSSQHGEQITCEQTDVVHDIVSSEWAPNYISTPYIKRRRSFLEYQQFDQSNLASSAILQDDMHVGAEESLDEHRSSGTVATETSSGKNSNVPRSGQQLSQAKIGTENSLKCVDLPVARRKSVSQVRKSGTQKYIIPPVQICKVGCSVVDRGRKPSTQSVGVSKTCLSKPHQVSKKLSSGIGSGQTAGNNKLSSCHIGVNTNMTPKAKPNQPLAKSISKIPGLNKRSSLNSSKFIVQETKANFKQASAFNRGDITAKYPRCEMKPRLGNCKQQMGMKIKTTALETTCKSKQELEVAKLRRKNKELEEKIIMLEQENAALRQGKENLVPVPEEGSNI from the exons ATGGAAACTGAAGATCCACCTGTTAAAACAAATGATTTTACAAAGGCTGGAGCTCTGCCCGTGTCCCCATCTGAAAACTTGATCCAGTTAAATGAAACTATGTTGCAAAGTGACCTTAATGACTGGGAAGTTGGTGTCCTTAAGCATGTTGTCTCTTCCAGTTATATGCACAACAAGCTGCCCATTGTATCTAACTGCATGCTATCCTCATCTAAAGTAGAGCTAATCCAGTTGAATGAAACAATACCTGTGACAAATAATGTAAATGTAACTCTTAATTTATCAAAGCATGAAAACCACATTAGAAATGACCTGAAGGTAACTAACTCATTTAATTGCACAATGCAGTTAAATGGTACCACAGTTGTGGATGATTTTAGAAATAGGGCTTTTAACTTTCTATATGAAGACGATGAGGGCTGTGACCTCAATGTAACTAGCTCCTCTCATCGCAAGCTGCCTCCATCAATGAACGTAATGGTACCATTTCACTGCACTGTGACTGTGGATGACTGGAAAAAtgcaatgtttgcagcaaaatatGAAGATAGTTTTGAGACAGCTCGCAAAGCATATACCTTGTCTGGATGCAAGTTACTTCAATCAACAAATGACAAAGAGCAGTTACGTAGAATTGTAACTGTCTTTGACTGCAATGCTACATTTGATGCATCAAAGCATGATAACAGTTTGGAAAATGCCAATAAAATAACAAACTTGCCCGATTGCCAGGTGCCTCTATCACCAGGAGGCTCGAATGAAGTCAGACTGACTTCTGAGAACTTTAAACTTGGGAGACAATGTGTTATGGATTATGGATCAATGTTAGACCAAGTGGAGACAGGTGGAAACAGTGGTAACTCAAATTTGATTCTGGATTTGGGGAAAGCGGGTAGTTCTATAGGTATTGAAAAAAGATCAGTTGAAGCAAATACAGGTGGTGATTGTGATTTCAGCTGTTCTGTAGGATTACATGAAGGGGTTTATGGTTTAGAAAGTAACCTACATTTAAGAAACTCCTCCCAACATGGAGAACAAATTACTTGTGAGCAAACAGACGTGGTTCATGACATAGTGAGTTCAGAATGGGCTCCCAACTATATTTCTACTCCATACATCAAAAGGAGGCGAAGTTTTCTAGAATATCAACAATTTGACCAATCTAACCTGGCTTCTTCCGCCATACTTCAGGATGACATGCATGTTGGAGCAGAAGAGTCCCTGGATGAACACAGAAGTTCTGGCACTGTTGCCACTGAAACTAGTAGTGGAAAAAATTCAAATGTACCAAGATCTGGACAGCAATTAAGCCAAGCCAAAATCGGAACTGAAAATTCCTTGAAATGTGTTGATCTCCCAGTAGCCAGGAGGAAAAGTGTTAGTCAAGTACGTAAATCTGGAACGCAAAAATATATTATACCTCCTGTTCAAATCTGCAAAGTAGGTTGCTCTGTTGTGGACAGAGGAAGAAAACCTTCAACACAATCAGTTGGTGTTTCAAAGACGTGCCTTTCAAAACCTCATCAGGTTTCAAAAAAGCTGAGCAGTGGAATAGGGTCTGGGCAAACTGCAGGAAATAACAAGCTTTCATCATGCCACATTGGAGTCAATACCAAT ATGACTCCTAAAGCCAAACCTAATCAACCTTTGGCTAAAAGTATCTCAAAGATACCTGGACTAAACAAAAGGTCTTCACTGAACTCGTCAAAATTCATTGTGcaagaaacaaaagcaaatttcAAACAGGCTTCTGCCTTTAATAGAG GAGACATCACTGCCAAATATCCAAGATGTGAGATGAAACCACGTTTGGGCAACTGTAAGCAacagatggggatgaag ATTAAAACTACAGCTCTGGAAACCACATGTAAATCCAAGCAGGAACTTGAAGTGG CCAAGCTTCGGAGAAAAAACAAAGAGTTGGAGGAGAAGATCATAATGTTGGAGCAGGAAAATGCTGCTCTTCGGCAGGGGAAAGAGAATCTTGTACCTGTCCCAGAAGAAGGATCCAATATCTAG
- the LOC132820124 gene encoding uncharacterized protein LOC132820124 isoform X2 has product MHVGAEESLDEHRSSGTVATETSSGKNSNVPRSGQQLSQAKIGTENSLKCVDLPVARRKSVSQVRKSGTQKYIIPPVQICKVGCSVVDRGRKPSTQSVGVSKTCLSKPHQVSKKLSSGIGSGQTAGNNKLSSCHIGVNTNMTPKAKPNQPLAKSISKIPGLNKRSSLNSSKFIVQETKANFKQASAFNRGDITAKYPRCEMKPRLGNCKQQMGMKIKTTALETTCKSKQELEVAKLRRKNKELEEKIIMLEQENAALRQGKENLVPVPEEGSNI; this is encoded by the exons ATGCATGTTGGAGCAGAAGAGTCCCTGGATGAACACAGAAGTTCTGGCACTGTTGCCACTGAAACTAGTAGTGGAAAAAATTCAAATGTACCAAGATCTGGACAGCAATTAAGCCAAGCCAAAATCGGAACTGAAAATTCCTTGAAATGTGTTGATCTCCCAGTAGCCAGGAGGAAAAGTGTTAGTCAAGTACGTAAATCTGGAACGCAAAAATATATTATACCTCCTGTTCAAATCTGCAAAGTAGGTTGCTCTGTTGTGGACAGAGGAAGAAAACCTTCAACACAATCAGTTGGTGTTTCAAAGACGTGCCTTTCAAAACCTCATCAGGTTTCAAAAAAGCTGAGCAGTGGAATAGGGTCTGGGCAAACTGCAGGAAATAACAAGCTTTCATCATGCCACATTGGAGTCAATACCAAT ATGACTCCTAAAGCCAAACCTAATCAACCTTTGGCTAAAAGTATCTCAAAGATACCTGGACTAAACAAAAGGTCTTCACTGAACTCGTCAAAATTCATTGTGcaagaaacaaaagcaaatttcAAACAGGCTTCTGCCTTTAATAGAG GAGACATCACTGCCAAATATCCAAGATGTGAGATGAAACCACGTTTGGGCAACTGTAAGCAacagatggggatgaag ATTAAAACTACAGCTCTGGAAACCACATGTAAATCCAAGCAGGAACTTGAAGTGG CCAAGCTTCGGAGAAAAAACAAAGAGTTGGAGGAGAAGATCATAATGTTGGAGCAGGAAAATGCTGCTCTTCGGCAGGGGAAAGAGAATCTTGTACCTGTCCCAGAAGAAGGATCCAATATCTAG